The genomic segment GCAGACCGACTACATGGCTGCACAAGCCGGAGGTATCAAGGATTGGTCCGGTGACATTTATACTGATCCGGAGGTGGGGTGGCTGTCTGCATTGGGATACGATGGTTATCTTATCACCGATCTTATTGCTCATAACGGACAGGGCGATGTTCCTTCCGGCTATGTCCCCTATATGGTAGGGGGTAAGCAGGTGAAAAACCTGAATGGTGATTTAGTATATATTACTCCGGGTGAATATGGAGGGATGTTTTGGGGAGGAAATGGAAGTTTCCGTTCGGAAGAGCGTGGCGGTATCGACCAGTATGATTTCAACATTTCATTCAATATCAACGACCGGGTATATTTAGGTGTGACTGTGGGAGCCTATGCCATAGATTATAGCAAATATACTTTTTATGATGAGAACTATCTGGATAAGGCAGGAAATGCTACCGGACAAGGCTATAATTTGCAGAGCTGGAACAAAATACATGGTTCCGGTTTTGATGTGAAATTCGGAGCCATTATACGTCCTTTTGAATATTCTCCATTAAAAATCGGATTAGCCATTCATACGCCCACTTATTATAATCTGGACTATAAGACGAATGCCCGTCTGGAGTCGGACGTGCTGAATGATTTGGATATAGCCAATGAGTCGGAGGTGGGTAGTGGTGTGATAGGTCAGTATAATGTAGACACTTACGATATATTGAAAGGAGATATGGTGCGCCAGTTCCAGCTTCAGACGCCATGGACTTATAATGTAAGCTTGGGATATACCATCGGTAAGGATCTGGCATTAGGCGTTGAGTATGAATATCAGGACTATTCTTCTATGAAGTTTAAAGATCAGGAGGGCTACTCCGATACCTTTGGATACGAAAACAGCACCACTTCCATGCTGAAAGGGGTGAGCACCATTCGTCTGGGTGCTGAATATAAGGTTATTCCTCAGTTTGCTTTGCGTGCAGGCTATAATTATACGTCCGCTATCTTCAATAGTGATGCATATAAAGATCTGCCTTATAACTCTATTCAGACCGATACGGATTTTGCAAATACAAAAGCGCTGAGCAACTATACATTAGGTATCGGCTATCGCGGCTCTATGTTCTATGCTGATTTGGCCTATAAGTATTCTTCTTATAAAGAGGATTTCCACCCGTTCATCAATGCCTATATGGATGGAGAACAATTGGTGATAGGTTCTCCTGAAGCGAAAGTAAAGAATACCCGTAGTCAGGTACTGTTGACTTTAGGTCTGCGTTTCTAAAAAAGATTGTATTTCCATTGCAAATAATCTTTTATTGCATTTGAAGAAATCCCCGGTGCAGTTCATTGTACCGGGGATTTTTGCTAAAATAACTATATACTGCCTTACAGCAAAGCCCTCTATAAACAATTATAATGCTTATGGGGGGCTTATAATTTTAATATGCTTTACTGCTCTCTACTGCTAACAAGGATTCACACTGTAAGCAATATATAGTTACCTTTGCTAATAAAAAAAGGCTTGCAATCTGCAAGCCTTTTTAGATGGTATCTGTTTTTTCAGATTATTTCTTGAAATAACGATTGTACAGACCTTCGAAGCCTTTACCATGACGAGCTTCGTCCTTAGCCATTTCATGAACTGTGTCATGGATAGCATCCAGGTTCAATGCTTTAGCGCGGGTAGCGATACGCTTTTTGTCTTCGCAAGCGCCTGATTCAGCGTTCATTCTCTTTTCAAGGTTGGTCTTAGTGTCCCATACACAGTCGCCCAGCAATTCAGCAAATTTGGAAGCGTGTTCTGCTTCTTCCCATGCATAACGCTTGAATGCTTCAGCTACTTCAGGATAACCTTCGCGGTCTGCCTGACGGCTCATTGCAAGGTACATACCAACTTCTGTACATTCGCCCATGAAGTGGTTGTTCAAATCCTTAATCATTTCGTCGTCGCAGCCTTTAGCTACACCGATAACATGTTCGTCGGCAAAAACCAACGGACCACCTGCCTGTGCTTCTTCTACTTCAACGAATTTGCTTGCAGGAGCTTTACACAGAGGACATTTCTCAGGAGCTGCGTCTCCTTCATATACGTAACCGCAGACAGTACATCTAAATTTTTTCATTTTACTTCAGATTTTAATTAGTTGAATTAGTTATTCGTTATTTTAGTTAACTGTTCACTTTCCAAACAATTCTTGCAGATACCTTTATAATAATAATGGATCTCTTGTACATCATGGCCGTCCATGTCCATATCTTCCACTTGCTTGATATTGGCATTATATTCCAAATCGTATATTTTGCCGCATTGTTTACACAAGAAATGGGCATGAGGGCTGGTCTCTGCATCGTAGCAGGTATTCCGTTCGTCAATTGTCAGTGTCTGTGCAGCACCTTGCTCGCTCAAAAGTTTCAAAGTGTTGTAGACAGTGGTCTTGGACAATGTGGGAATGGAAGGAGCAAGAGCCGTATAGATTTCGTCTACACTGGGATGTGTACGATGCTCCATCAGATAGCTCATAATGGCTATGCGCTGCACTGACGGTTTTATGTTGTGATTTTGCAATCGCTTTATTACATCCATATCATCTATAATTCAAACTTGTAATAATTACATTTTTAATTCTCTTGCAAAGATAGATACTTCTTTGATTTATCCAAAAAAAAATCTGAGTTTTTTTATATTGTTAATTAAAATGACCTGTTGTATTCTTAGATGGGATTGCAAGTATCTTGAAGCGGAGAGTGAAAAGACTGATTATTTTGTGTTTATTTGATAAATTGCCGTATTTTTGTACCCTAATTTAATCAGATTCTTATGAATTACGGATATGTCAAAGTAGCGGCGGCTGTACCTCGTATTAAGGTAGCGGACTGTAAGTTCAATGCCGGACAAATTGAAAAAGAGATAATCATAGCTGACGGAAAAGGTGTACAAATTATAGTCTTTCCGGAGTTATGCATCACCGGATATACATGTGGAGACCTTTTTGCCCAGCAACTTTTGCTTGAAGAGGCCGAAATGGGGCTGATACAGATTTTGAATAATACGCGTCAAATGGACATTATATCCATTCTTGGCATGCCTGTACCCCTGAACGGTATGTTGCTGAATACCGCAGTGGTTATACAGAAAGGCAAAATCCTGGGCGTTGTTCCTAAGACATATCTTCCCAACTACAAAGAATTTTATGAGAAACGCTGGTTCGCTTCTGCCTGTGAGGTATCGGAGACTACTGCCCGCTTATGCGGACAGGTAGTGCCTATGGGTCGGAATCTGCTTTTTGAGACTGCGGATACGACTTTCGGAATTGAGATTTGCGAGGATCTGTGGGCTCCTATTCCGCCGAGTTCTTCATTGGCGTTGCAGGGGGCGGAAATCCTTTTCAACCTGTCGGCTGATAACGAAGGAATAGGTAAACATGCTTACCTTCGTTCGCTCATCAGTCAGCAGTCTGCCCGTTGTATTGCAGGGTATGTATTCAGTTCATGCGGTTTTGGCGAATCTACTACGGATGTGGTTTTTGCCGGCAATGGATTGATTTATGAGAATGGTACGCTGTTGGCCGGCAGTGAACGCTTCTCCTTTGAGGGGCAGTTGGTGGTTAGCGAAATTGATGTGGAGCATATACGTACGGAACGTCGGGTTAATACGACATTTGCGGCCTGCCACGCCAATTGTGCGCCTGAGATTCCGGTGCGCATATCCACAGAGTATGTCAATTCCGGTGATTTGAACCTGACCCGTACTTTCGAACCTCATCCGTTTGTTCCTCAAGGGCCGGTTTTGGACGAGCGTTGCGAGGAAGTATTCTCGATACAGGTATCAGGATTGGCACAGCGCTTGGTACATACCAATGCCAAGAGCGCAGTGGTAGGCATATCCGGTGGCTTGGACTCTACATTGGCATTATTGGTTTGTGTGAAAACCTTTGATAAGCTGGGTTGGGACCGTAAAGGCATTATCGGTGTGACTATGCCGGGATTCGGCACTACCGACCGTACGCATACCAATGCTGTCGACCTGATGACTTCATTGGGTGTGACAATGCGCGAAGTCTGCATAAAGGATGCCTGCATACAACACTTTAAGGATATAGACCATGACATAAACGTGCATGATGTGGTATATGAGAATTCGCAGGCGCGTGAACGTACGCAGATATTAATGGATATTGCCAACCAGACATGGGGAATGGTGGTTGGTACGGGCGATCTCTCGGAACTTGCTTTGGGCTGGGCCACGTATAACGGCGATCACATGTCTATGTACGGTGTCAACAGCAGTATTCCCAAAACGTTGGTGAAGCATCTGGTGAAGTGGGTTGCGGAAAATGATATGGACGAGGCTTCACGAGCCACATTGCTGGATATTGTGGATACTCCTATCAGTCCGGAACTTATACCGGCAGATGAGAATGGAAATATCAAGCAGATTACCGAGGATCTCGTAGGCCCGTATGAACTGCACGATTTCTTCCTTTATTATTTTCTGCGTTGCGGCTTCCGTCCTTCCAAAATCTTCTTCCTTGCAGCGCGTACGTTTAAGGATGTCTATGATGAAGAAACGATACGGAAATGGTTGCAGACCTTCTGTCGCCGCTTCTTCAACCAGCAGTTCAAGCGTTCTTGCCTGCCGGACGGCCCGAAGGTGGGAAGCATTTCCATAAGTCCGCGTGGAGATTGGCGCATGCCGAGTGATGCATCTGCGGAGATGTGGCTGAGGGAAGTGGAGACGTTGTAGAGGTTTGTGGTGAAGATTATATCATTTATAGTACTTCCTATAAATCTTCTTATATTCTTTCTTTGTTTTAAACCGTTCCAGCCAGCTGTTCAGGCTGTCCAGAAGTACCGGAGACTGCTTGCTCACTCCCCATGAGTAGAATTGAGTGAAGCTGATTGCGGTATTTATATCTATTTGCGGAAGGCTGTCGGCGGCGGAACGGGCGATGGCTTCGTCACATACTGCATAGTCGATATCGCCATGTGCCACGAGCGCGATGAGCTGTTCGGAGCCATATTTCTCTATTTCGTTAATATATATGGTGTCGCCTATTTCATTTCCTAAGTTGCGGATGCGCAGAATGGAAGGAGAGCCTTTAACCACATTCAGGGTTTTTCCCGCTAAATCGAGCTGGCTCCTGACGAATAGGGAGTCATCGGGGGAATCCATTTTGCGCTGAACCAATACTTGCCTGTTCAGAACGATAGGAGCGGTGAGGAGCAGGGAATCTTTTAATTCGCTGGTTGCCAAGAGACCGTAGGCGATGACGTCGTATCGGCCTTCTGCCAAACCTTCGAGCCGTTCATTAAAACTCATTTCGGGAGTTATGGCTACTTGCAGACTGTGATCGCGGGCAAAAGCCTCTATCAGTTCGTAATGAAAGCCCGATAAAGTGTCTCTATCCACATAAAAGCTGATGGAATTGTACTCCGTAGCTGCACGAAGTGTTCCATTTGCCGCTATTTCGGCGTAATCGCGGGGATGCCCTTTGCGGCTCTCTCTTTTAGGCAGCATGAATGTGGCGACAAGTGCAGCCACTGCTCCCAGGATGATATACTTCAACAGTTTGGTCTTTTTCATGATGAATGGAGGACAATGTTAGTCGTAGAAGTTCCATGAAATACCTATCTTGAACAAGCGCGGGTTGATGGGATAGTGGGGCACGAGGAAATAATTGCTTTGTCCCATTCCTGCGTTTACATGATACATCATGGCAAAGATACGGGTCCGCTTCAAGTGCAGATTGGCGTATACGTTTACAATCGGATAACCGCCGATTTCTACCTGGTCGTCCGCTGCCTGAAGATGGAATTGCTGGATGGCGGGAGTGTAGGCGGGTGCGTTGTATTTGGTGAAATATCTGACGTCGGCTCCAATCTGTACAGTCAGCACCTTCTTGGCTATTTTGGCAAGCAGGTACAGGTTATGGTATAGTGAGAGCTGTGGCAAAGGCAATACGGTTTCATTGCTCGATTTCTGCCAAGTCACTTCGTTGTCCAAATGTAGTATGCCCAAGCGGAAATCCTGCTTCAGAGTTGCGGACAATACTTGTATATTACCGCTTTCCTGCACAGGCATTGCGCTTTGATTAAAATAGGTGTAGTTCTTTATGTTTTCCACGCCGGCACGCAGGTTTGTTTTCCAGCGTTGGATGTTCAGCTCGCCCTCCACACGTGTGCGAAATTCCTTATTCATATTGTCATTGTCCCAATAATAATGGTTGGAGTGATAATGACGCATGTAGAAAGAGGGGAGAGTGTTGCTTACATAGCCTCTTGCATAAAAGTTTACGGTGTCTTTCCAAAGGCGGAAGTTCAGGTCGAGGTCGGCATTGACGCGAAATTGTCCGAGCGCCTTGTCCATGATGCCTATTTCACCATTTACGTTATAATGCAGCGTTTTGCCTTGGCGTTTGGCAAGTTCGCCGCCCACGAATAGTTCCTGTTCGTCGAAACGGGTACGCGACAAAGTATCCATTAATTCGTAACGGTTGAACTTGTGCGATATATAGGCTGTCAGTCCGGCTTTGGCATACTTGTTGAAGCCTTCGAGCAAAGCAATTCCAAACACGTTCTTTATGCTGAAGGCAGTGGTCGAATCCCGGCTGGCGACTTCATTGAAATACGCATTGGGATATTGTCCCTCCTTCTCTTGGGCAGAAGTGAACTGATGGCGGGCACGTTCCACTTTTATGGTGTGGATGAAGCTGGTGACGGGAACGAACTCTTCCGTTATAATGGTATCTTTGGGCAGGGGCACACTGTCATTGGCGGCAGTTATTCCGGAAGAACGGGCATCCTCTATGGTAGTAGTTTCTCGTGTAAAGCCGAGCCGGTAGCGCTGTGTGGCATATACGTAGAAATCTTTGTTACGGTTTGCCGTCTGTTCCAATTTTACGGGGATAGTGGTGGATTCATATTCCTTTTTCCCTTCCGACATATCTTCCGGGCGCGTAATATAACGGTCGTCTTGAATACCTCCGTTTTCGTTCATCTTCATGGTGAAGTTGTTGTACACTGCCTGCATTTGGTATTTATCGCCGATGTAGCTGGCAAACACTCCGGCATTGAAGTGGGAGGTGGACTGGTTCTGATAGTATCCCCGTCCATACAGGTAATCTATGTTGAAACCAAAAGCCAGCCGCTTGTTTGCATTGACTGAAAAGTAGGACTTGAAGCGTTCTTCGCCATTGACTTTATTTCCGGCTTTGTAGTATGTCAGGTTGGTAAAAGGGATGTTGCTATTTGTGAATTTCACTTCGTCCGGGCGGACAAAGAAGCTGGAAAAAGGTTGCATGAAGATAGTCGGTTCGGCATCCTTGCGTTCAAAGAAGATGCGTGACATGCGCGGCGAACCCAAGTTACCCAGATAATTATAGTGCCCGTACATGCCTTCTACCAAGTTGGTATTCTGGAAGTTAAGATTAGCTGTGTCGGCGGGAATAATGGTACGTTCGCCCAGTGTCTCACTCAGGCGCCACATATAAAGTTTGGGGGGAAGACTCTGAATTTCCGTATTGGTACTGTCTTCCAGATTATCCGGCAAGGTGTTGGGATCTACCTGATTGCCGAACTGGTCGCGGCCGGTTGTAGGATCCATACGGTTGAAAGGTGTCTGTGCCACAGCACCCAAGATACCTATAATAGACAGAAATAGATATGTCAGTACGATTCGTCTCATAATTAGGCGCAAAGATACAATAAAAAATTATTCACTTACGGAATTCCACCTTTTTTGCTTCTTTTAAAACTCTCGGCTCTTTATGGAAAAACAGTATTCGGGCAGTTGCAATGATGCAATTATTACCGCTTATGTGCCTGTATATTCAGCAGCTTTGCTATCTTTGCTACCGACTCTTTCGGGTAGGAAGCAACTTTTCGTTTCTAATATTATAATATCTGTTTGTATGAGAACACTATCTTTTTGGCTATGCTTATTCTTGCTTTTTCCTCTGCTGCATGCTCAGGATGCCGAATTAAAAATGTATCAGGATGAGTTGGCTCGTGCCTTGAGACTGAAGAATCGGGATAGTATTGCAGCTGCTTATTGTCATTTAGGGGAATATTATGCCTATCGCCAGTCGGACAGTACCCGGTATTATTGTGATAAAGGTCTGGAATATGCCCGAAAGGATGTACCTGAACCTTATCTCACCTTATTGATAAACCGGGTGGAAACTTATAGTGCTTTGGGGGATATGGAGAGTGCAATTGACGGCTACCTTAAGGTACTCGATGAAGCCGAACGTTTTACCGGAGTTGAGGACCAAGTGATTACAACGCTCACTTCTCTTGGTGTGAATTATCGCAGAAAAGACATGCCTGATTCGGCACTGATATATTATAACAGGGCGTTGGAAAAACTTGAGGGGCGTAAATCCTACGATGAACGGGTGCACTTATTGACAAATATGGCTGTGCTTTATGCAAATACCTCGCGTTTGAAAGAGGCTGAAAACTATGTTCGGGCGGCGGTGGAAGAGTCAAAGAAGTGCGATGATATGGACATGGTCTTGTATGCAGCATCTACGGCGGGAGGTATCATGACATTACAGAAGAAATACGACGAAGCCGCTCAGATGCTCTATCCCGCACTTGCTATGGCACGCGAACAGAAGAAACCGAAATTTGTGTTGAAAAGTATAACATATCTGTTGAATGCCTATTTCAGAATGAACAATAACGATTCTATCAATCATTATATACGTGAGGCGGAAAAAATGATGGCTGAATTGCCTGAGTCTTCAGGGGAGGTACTGGGATATAAGGAAACCCTTTTCAAGATTCTCAACAAGATGGGGCGTTATCGGGAGAGTCTTTCCATTCAGCAACAGATGTTGAGAGCTATGGATGTCAATGCCCAGACCCCGATTGATAAGCTCTATTTGGAAATGGCACGCAATTATCATGGGCTGAAAGATTATCCGCATGCCGCCGATTACTATGAAAAAGCATACTGGACGTCCGATAGCCTGCATCAGACGGAGGTGGATGCGGAACTTTCCGAACTGTCCATGAAGTATGAAAATCAGGTAAAGGAACTTGAAATAGCGAGGCTGACTCAAGAGCAACTGGAGCAAAAGGCTAAGACGATGCAGTGGGGTATAGTGGCTGCTGTGGCTGTCTCCGCTTTTTTACTTTTGGTATTTTATTATATGTTCCGCCAGAAACGTGTCAAAAAAGAGGAAGAGTTGAAACTTGCCAAAAGCTATATTGACGGGTTGGAACGTGAACGCACCCGCTTGGCGAAAGAGTTGCATGACGGTGTCTGCAATGACTTGTTGGGGATTGGCATGCAGGTGCAATGTATGCCACCTTCGGCTGAGTCAAAACATGAGCTGCTGGATTTGTTGGAACAGGTTCGTGGTGAGGTGCGCTGTATTTCCCATGAACTGATGCCGCCAAAGTTCCAGTATGTTACATTGGCTGAAACGATAGAGGCATATATAGAACGTTTGGTCATTCCGGCATCCATGCAACTGGCTTTCAGTAAAGAAAATGACCATGCAGAATGGGGGCAAGTACCGGAGCAGACGGCTTATGAGGTCTATCGTATTTTGCAGGAGCTACTTTCTAATATACTGAAACATTCCGAAGCGACGGAAGTGAATATAAATCTCTCCTTAAGTAAGGAACTGTTGGTTTTACTCATCACAGACAATGGCAAGCCGTTTTCCGATTCAGGTGCTGCAATGGGCGGTATCGGCCTTAATACTACCCAAGAACGCGCCAAAGCCATAGGCGGGTCTCTTTCTGTAAACTGCAAGGGGAGTATCCAACAGTTTCAGCTTGAAATCCCTTTGTCCCTTTAGTAGAAAACCATGATGTCGGATACTAAAATCACTATTTTTGATGATGCCGGATATTAATAAATACTTTTTCTTTGCAGCATAATTCAGAACACAAAGCATAGATTGATGAAAGAAAAAGATATACGCATTTTGTTGGTAGATGACCATGATTTGGTGCTTCAAGGATTGAAGAGGATAGTAGAATGTTCGTTACCCGAAATCAAGACCGTATGTACAGCTTCATCGGGACGGGAGGCATTGCTTTTAATAGCTTCCCAATGCTTTAATCTTTTCTTGTTGGATATGGAATTGCCCGATTTGTCCGGTTTGGAAATAATCTCACGTATTCGGGAAAAAGACCCTCAGGCGCGTATTATCGTGAATACAATGCACGAGGAAATTTGGTTTATAAAGAATCTGATACAGTGTGATGTAGATAGTATTTTGTTTAAATCCGTTGACTCGAACAAGATAGTCGAGGCTATTCGTTGTGTACTCGATGGCGGGACTTACTACTGTACTTATGCCGAACAAGTACGCAACCAGATGAGGCGTTCGGACGAAGGGCGGCGTGAAGAACTCACACAGCGTGAGCTTGATGTGTTGAAGTGTATCTCTGAAGGCAAAAACACACAGGAAATAGCTCAGGATTTGTGTGTATCTACCAATACGGTAGATACACACCGGCGTCATCTGTTGGACAAACTTGATGCAAAGAATGTGGCGGACTTGATAATGACAGCAATCTCCAGAGGTATTATACCTATCCGTAAATGTTGATGACATTACTCATTTAAAACATATCATTGTTATGAAAAGGTTTACTATTACAATTATCTCCGCAATGCTTTGCGGACTGGTCGTATTGTCAGCATGTGGCGGTGCAAAGAAGAATGTTCAAGATGCCGAAGGTCAAGCGGAGGCCGGGGGGAATGCTCCGAGCGGTTACTTGATGCCTGCTATCTCAGCAAACAATTTTTGTGGTGATTTTACTACCATGACTCCCGATTACGGTTACCTGATGCCCGAAAAGGGCTTGTTCCTTAAGATGCATGACATTAGGGGCGCTTACGGTATTAATATTTATACTTATGTGATGGACGGTGACAACATACAATGTACACCGGGACATTTTGTGATGATAGTTCCGAGAGGCGGTGATAAACTGGAAATCACCATAAAGAAGAGTTCCATGAAGAATACTCCTTCCTTTACTTTTATACCTACTCCCGATTGCGAGAACTCCGCTTATGTGGCTACGGAGAAAGTTGCCGGTAAGTATTACTATCTCTGTGGTGATGCGGAAGCCCGTTATAAGTTCGAAGATTTGTTTGAGGACGAACGTTGTGCGGAGTTCAAAAACTTAGTGGATAATTATGGTAAATAATTGAATGATAACTGAAATATAATATATGATGAAGAAACTTTTTTTAGGCTTTCTGGTGGCGATAGCGCTGGGGGCATGTAGCAGTGAAGAAAATGAACCGGAAGGAGCTATTGTTTTAACTGGCGGTACTCAGACTTCACAAACGATATATGCGGACGAAACGCAAAAGTCGGAAGGTATTAAATTCACCGCCACAGAGCCTTGGACGGCAACCGTAACCGAAACAAAGACAAGAGCCGATGGAAGCAATGTGGACTGGTTGAAACTGAGCGCGTATAGCGGGGGCGCAGGTGAGTTCACCTTGAACCTTACACTTACACCGAACACCAGTGGAAAAAGCCGGAAAGCGGAAATACGCATTACGGCAGGTAAAACCGTACTGACCATTGCGGTGGAACAAAAAGCGGAAACGGAAAGTGGTACCGGAGTACTGAAAACTATCAAGAAGATAGCTTGTAAAGAAGTGTTCAACTCTGATAAGGTTTATAATAGCTCTGATTACACCAGCGAATGGATCAGGACCTTTAGTTACGATGAGCAGGGACGTGTGGCGCGTATTGTACGTGACCACGTACAATCTAAAGGTAAAACTACAACGACTTTCGATTACACGATTGCCGGAGAGATAACCATGAACGAGAAAGAGGTTTATGATAGTAGCAGCAATATCTACGAAGATACCTACATTATCAAACTCAATGAACAAGGAAATGTAGCATCCATACAGGACGATGACAAGAATACCGGAACGTTCAGCGACTACATACGTCTCAGCTATACCGATGACAACCGCCTTGCGCAGTGGAAGGATGCCGATGCAGGCAGTGAAACCAGTTCGGGTACTTTCTCTTATGATAATGGAATGTTGTCAAAGTATGAATACGTTGAGGGTAAATCATTGGAAGATAGCAGGACAATCAGTGTGGATGTGAATAAAGCCTATACGCACCGTTATCCCAATAATCTTCCTGTTGATATGGTGGGACTCCTTTTATGTAATGACGATGCTTATGACTTTCTGTTCTATATCGGAAGAACGGGTAAGACGAGTGATTATCTGCCGGAAGTGTTCCCGGACTTTACTGCGCGTGATGAATGGGATAGAATAATGGAAAGTTATCAGACTCCGAACACAACAGTTGAAGAATATTACCATACGATTGTATGGTCTGATGACGAGTTAGTGATGAACTATACCTTCGACAAAGACAACTACCTGACCGGTATTCAGACTCAAAGAGGCTTCACTGTCATGAAAACAACTTATACCGTAGTAGTGGGTAATGAGCTTGTTGATCCGAATATTCCTGAAAAAGGTTATAAATACACCATAGAAAATAAAAAGACCGAGAAGGAAAAAGATGATGCGGATGTGTTTACTTGGACAATCGAATATTAGACTTTCTATATATATACGGCGCTAAAAAAACGGATGATGTGTTCACACTTGGAAACACATCATCCGTTTATAGTAAACGCATCATCCGTTGAGGGCAAACACATCATCTGTTTCGCCCAAACGGATGATGTGTTTTTTTATACCTCCTTAATCAGCTCCATACCCCGCTTGATGGCCTCTTCGTTCATCGGTATCAGGTGGTGGTGGCGTTCGGGAAGTGTTTTTTTCAATCCCTTGATAACGTTGTCCAATGTTACGATCGGAGCAATTTTCAACAGGCCGCCCAGCACAATCATGTTGAATGCTTTGGCATTTTTCATTTCGTTGGCGGCATCCATAGCATCGATGCGGTAAACGTGGATGTCTTTACGTGTCGGCGGGTTGATGATGCCGTAGCCGTCGTAGATAAGTACGCCGCCGGGCTTTACCTTGTTCTCGAACTTCTCCAGTGAGGGTTGGTTCAGGATGATAGCCGCATCATATTTGCTCAAAATTGGCGAGGAGATTTTCTCGTCACTCACAATTACGGTAACGTTTGCCGTACCGCCGCGTTGTTCCGGTCCGTAGGCGGGCATCCAGGTCACCTCTTTGCCTTCCATCAATCCGGAGTATGCCAAAATCTTTCCCATGGACAATACGCCTTGTCCGCCGAAGCCTGCTATAATGATTTCTTCTTTCATTGTTCTTCTGTTT from the Bacteroides eggerthii genome contains:
- a CDS encoding NADH peroxidase encodes the protein MKKFRCTVCGYVYEGDAAPEKCPLCKAPASKFVEVEEAQAGGPLVFADEHVIGVAKGCDDEMIKDLNNHFMGECTEVGMYLAMSRQADREGYPEVAEAFKRYAWEEAEHASKFAELLGDCVWDTKTNLEKRMNAESGACEDKKRIATRAKALNLDAIHDTVHEMAKDEARHGKGFEGLYNRYFKK
- a CDS encoding putative porin gives rise to the protein MRRIVLTYLFLSIIGILGAVAQTPFNRMDPTTGRDQFGNQVDPNTLPDNLEDSTNTEIQSLPPKLYMWRLSETLGERTIIPADTANLNFQNTNLVEGMYGHYNYLGNLGSPRMSRIFFERKDAEPTIFMQPFSSFFVRPDEVKFTNSNIPFTNLTYYKAGNKVNGEERFKSYFSVNANKRLAFGFNIDYLYGRGYYQNQSTSHFNAGVFASYIGDKYQMQAVYNNFTMKMNENGGIQDDRYITRPEDMSEGKKEYESTTIPVKLEQTANRNKDFYVYATQRYRLGFTRETTTIEDARSSGITAANDSVPLPKDTIITEEFVPVTSFIHTIKVERARHQFTSAQEKEGQYPNAYFNEVASRDSTTAFSIKNVFGIALLEGFNKYAKAGLTAYISHKFNRYELMDTLSRTRFDEQELFVGGELAKRQGKTLHYNVNGEIGIMDKALGQFRVNADLDLNFRLWKDTVNFYARGYVSNTLPSFYMRHYHSNHYYWDNDNMNKEFRTRVEGELNIQRWKTNLRAGVENIKNYTYFNQSAMPVQESGNIQVLSATLKQDFRLGILHLDNEVTWQKSSNETVLPLPQLSLYHNLYLLAKIAKKVLTVQIGADVRYFTKYNAPAYTPAIQQFHLQAADDQVEIGGYPIVNVYANLHLKRTRIFAMMYHVNAGMGQSNYFLVPHYPINPRLFKIGISWNFYD
- a CDS encoding NAD(+) synthase, which produces MNYGYVKVAAAVPRIKVADCKFNAGQIEKEIIIADGKGVQIIVFPELCITGYTCGDLFAQQLLLEEAEMGLIQILNNTRQMDIISILGMPVPLNGMLLNTAVVIQKGKILGVVPKTYLPNYKEFYEKRWFASACEVSETTARLCGQVVPMGRNLLFETADTTFGIEICEDLWAPIPPSSSLALQGAEILFNLSADNEGIGKHAYLRSLISQQSARCIAGYVFSSCGFGESTTDVVFAGNGLIYENGTLLAGSERFSFEGQLVVSEIDVEHIRTERRVNTTFAACHANCAPEIPVRISTEYVNSGDLNLTRTFEPHPFVPQGPVLDERCEEVFSIQVSGLAQRLVHTNAKSAVVGISGGLDSTLALLVCVKTFDKLGWDRKGIIGVTMPGFGTTDRTHTNAVDLMTSLGVTMREVCIKDACIQHFKDIDHDINVHDVVYENSQARERTQILMDIANQTWGMVVGTGDLSELALGWATYNGDHMSMYGVNSSIPKTLVKHLVKWVAENDMDEASRATLLDIVDTPISPELIPADENGNIKQITEDLVGPYELHDFFLYYFLRCGFRPSKIFFLAARTFKDVYDEETIRKWLQTFCRRFFNQQFKRSCLPDGPKVGSISISPRGDWRMPSDASAEMWLREVETL
- a CDS encoding transporter substrate-binding domain-containing protein; the protein is MKKTKLLKYIILGAVAALVATFMLPKRESRKGHPRDYAEIAANGTLRAATEYNSISFYVDRDTLSGFHYELIEAFARDHSLQVAITPEMSFNERLEGLAEGRYDVIAYGLLATSELKDSLLLTAPIVLNRQVLVQRKMDSPDDSLFVRSQLDLAGKTLNVVKGSPSILRIRNLGNEIGDTIYINEIEKYGSEQLIALVAHGDIDYAVCDEAIARSAADSLPQIDINTAISFTQFYSWGVSKQSPVLLDSLNSWLERFKTKKEYKKIYRKYYK
- a CDS encoding Fur family transcriptional regulator gives rise to the protein MDVIKRLQNHNIKPSVQRIAIMSYLMEHRTHPSVDEIYTALAPSIPTLSKTTVYNTLKLLSEQGAAQTLTIDERNTCYDAETSPHAHFLCKQCGKIYDLEYNANIKQVEDMDMDGHDVQEIHYYYKGICKNCLESEQLTKITNN
- a CDS encoding OmpP1/FadL family transporter, whose product is MKNIITLAALGLLIAAPMSAQTVYDAAKITNKDLNGTARFVGMGGAMGALGGDISTIGTNPAGIGVYRSNDAMVSFGFSSYGTESNYVGNKMNSDKMRASFDNAGFVLSSKIGNATALRYVNFGFNYHKAKSFYKNMSMGGNLGDYTQTDYMAAQAGGIKDWSGDIYTDPEVGWLSALGYDGYLITDLIAHNGQGDVPSGYVPYMVGGKQVKNLNGDLVYITPGEYGGMFWGGNGSFRSEERGGIDQYDFNISFNINDRVYLGVTVGAYAIDYSKYTFYDENYLDKAGNATGQGYNLQSWNKIHGSGFDVKFGAIIRPFEYSPLKIGLAIHTPTYYNLDYKTNARLESDVLNDLDIANESEVGSGVIGQYNVDTYDILKGDMVRQFQLQTPWTYNVSLGYTIGKDLALGVEYEYQDYSSMKFKDQEGYSDTFGYENSTTSMLKGVSTIRLGAEYKVIPQFALRAGYNYTSAIFNSDAYKDLPYNSIQTDTDFANTKALSNYTLGIGYRGSMFYADLAYKYSSYKEDFHPFINAYMDGEQLVIGSPEAKVKNTRSQVLLTLGLRF